The genomic segment CACACTCATAcaaagtatatatataaatatacatatggaTGTAGGCGTTTGTATGCGTTCCGGCAACGGTGTTGGGAGGTGGTTTGATGGTGTTTCTTTACCCTGTCCTtgaggagagaaacttcTTTTTCGTGCATCTCGGTGAGCCGTTCGCGGACTTCTTGAAGCTCGATTCGTGCCTTCTCTTCAATTCGACGAATTTCCACATCTGCCTAGAAAAACGGaactacatatatatatttatatatatttatatataaatatatatttataaatatatatatatatatatatatatatatatatgtagttAGGTCTGTGCAAGGATGGCAGCTTTGCCGTGTTGGGTACGTTGAATCACACCTAATCATCTACGCACCTGCAAAAGAGAACGTGGATCTTAGTGCTACCTTTTCGCCCAGAAAACTACGGCATTTCAGAGATAATCCTTTCTGTTCATAAGTCCTGTTACGTGCATCCCTATGcatagatacagatatatatatatatatacatatatatatatacatttagACAGGAAGGTTCGCATGTGCACCCATCCTCAAATGCATAGTTACGTTAGCGAACAGCGCGCTGAGGTACTCAAAGCGaacacataaatatacacatatgcacatgaatatacgtatatatatatatatatatttatatgcatgtgGATCGAGAGCCACATCTAACACCATGATCACACTCATGTGAATACCTGGTTTTTGAGATCTCTGtcgtttgcgtttttctccaagTCGAGTTTGTGCACTAGAAGGCGTTTCTTATCTTTGATTTCTATCACGCGAGCGGTAAGCTCTTCTACAGACGCTGTTTGTCGCCGCAGCTCGGCCTCCAGTCGCTCCGCCTACGCACAGACCGCAGGCGCTTTTACAAAGAGCAGGactgtctccgcgtttcgCAAGCACAGTTCAGCATCTCTGAGTTTCGATCTACCTTCTTGCAATGTAACAAACAGCAGGCAAAACAActtgtatataaatatatagatgtatagaTGTTGAAGACGTATGGGGAGGCTGTAGAGTGTCTGTTGATATAGCTGGAGTCTTTAAAAGTCAAGCGTCCAAGCTCGCAACTCTCCAGTTTTTTCCCTGTCCTGTGTTTAGCGAAAGCAGGTAAAAGTAGAGGGTCTCCTTTGGATGCCAGAAAACTTAGAATGGAGGTTGAAGTAAAACACTATCATCATCGAAGTACAGTCACGGAATTTGTTGACAACTCGCGCAACTCACATTGTTCTTCAGGTGTTCGTTGTCTTGCACCAAGAGGCGTTTCTCCGCCTCGAGGGAGTCAATTTGCTGCGTTAAGTGGAGCTTCTCTGCCGCGGCGCCTCTCAGCTGCTCTGTCTGgagcgtctgcgtctgcttgAGAGCTGAaatttcttcttccagaaaTTTGTTCCGCGCCTGCGCGTGGTCGAACTCGGCGAGTTTCTGTGACTCGCCGTCGGATCGGTcctgagaaaaagagcatCAGAGAGAAGGCTCTGGCGAGGATCCAACGAAGCTGTGACGACGCGTTTGCttggaagaggagacgaaggcaaaTCGAAGGAAACCTCGAGTTGACGGGGGATTAAACGCGCCGAGACCACAGTCTCGCCTTCCCGCTGCGATGCTCTCGCCCCGTACATGCAGTCGTCGCAACTCTCCTTGAAGCCGCGATAGCCGCGAGCTGCACAGAGTGTACACACAAAGACACTCTCCAGATTCACGAGGGAAAGGCAAGTTTCAACCACGATACAGTCCACCTCACTCTATACGTTTCCACATACCAAGTCGCTTGCTGTGATGTGTACGGTGTTGCGTTGCGCTTTTGGCTGATGTGCGTCAGACaacaacgaagaaaacgagcagTTTCACCCTTGCGaatatttgtatatatgtatggatatgtatatacatatagagaGAGCGGATAGTGACGGTTCTTCAGAGACGTCAGCGATGCTCTATACAAGTTGCAACAAAGGAAGACTTGTCAGTGACACAAGGACTCCAGAGTTTTTATGTGCACATGCTTCGCGTACACAactgcatatacatatatatatatatattggcTAGATATGAATATGGGCCTCACTctttcagagagagagagagaaagcctAGGACACAGTAAGTAGCAGTGCCGACAAGCGTCTTAAGACACAGGAACCCCCAGAAGAGTGGGGGCGCATCTAGGACAGACGTTGTCTCTCGTTTTGACCGCATAAGAGGGACTTTCAGACGAAGATCTGTGCGTGGATTTAACATCCAGTGACTCTCTGGGAAGACATGGAGAGTGAGCGGTCAAGCGTTTTGCGTCgccctgtttctctttgtgtTTGCTTTCCTCACTGAAGCTCCCTCGTCTCCAGTTGATGGTCCTTTTCAGCGCCCTCAAGAGAATCCTGACAGTTTGAGGAAGACCAGTGAACATGTCGACACGGTCACAGTCAGTCTCGCAGTTGTTTGCAGAAAGACACCAGCGGCATGCATCCCTGAAAAACTGAAGGCCGACGATGAAGGGGATCTACCGGCCGCTGCCCCCTCTGTATCCATGTTCTCAGGATTTTTGCCGCTGCACCACGGAGACTTCCTGCGATGCTTCGCTTCCCCGTTTCACTGCTATGATGAACCGCATTTGAACGAGACAGCAACCGAAAAGACCAAGCGACATGACGTCTAAACTTTAGCCTGGATACGCCGCTATGTTCGTTGAGGAGAAACGATGGAACTTCATCTGTGAAAAGTGATTCCTGCCCACGATTTGGTCGCCCCGGCAATCACAGACGACTGGAGTCCAGTCCACAGCACCGTGTATTTTCTGTCTGTAAAAAAGGCATTTGAGAGGCGATGAGAAATCTGGGTTGTTGCTGAAGACTATTTCTTGCCTCTTTCGCTCATACTTTTACGTCGGGAAAGTCAGATTTCTCGGAAGCGCCTCAATGACATCAGCTGTGCTGATAAGATATGCGTTTTACCTTGAGTTGCTTGATCCGCATCTGCGAACGTTCTCTGTCGGCGTGGAGCGTCGAGTTGTCTTGTCTAggcgagtgcatgcattgaagacagaaacaaagacgacggtgaagagaaacggaatTCTCGTCGGAgtgcctctgtctcgttaTCGTTACCATTTTGAGCAGCATGGCCTCCACAGACTTGCCGGCTATAAATGTGATACAATAACTGTTAAACCCAAACAGAAGCATGTCTTTCTTAGAAAAATATGATCCGTTATCGAGGCTAGAGACACCTGTCACTGTTCGGAAACCGACCGGAATGCGTACCTTTAACTTTGTACGTGCACATACGAGTGTTTCTGTTGTTCATGACGACAAATACATATGCTCAAATTTTCTAAAGAAGCTAACTGATTAGAAGTATGTGAATACATTTCCATGCATTTCCTAAATCTGTTCATTGATCTGTGTTGGGGGATTCTGTCCCTGGGACGCACTTTATGCTGTCCATTTCCTTGTTCAATCTTTCGATGCATGCTTTGTACTCGGCTGTCTGCTCGTAAGCCTgcaggaaagcgaagaaggcagggtCTGCaagtcttcttcatctttcttCACCGTTTCAGCAGAACAGCGCATCACCGCTAGGAAACACTTGAAATATTTACCAGACTGGAATCCTCAACAGAAGCGAGTCTTTGTCGTTTCTCACTGCTTCTCGTACACACAGCTTGATGCTGTATGATCTCGATGTTTGTGCTGTTTAAACCAGTTGAGCTTTGGACGCCAGATTTGCGGTCGCCGGTCCTTTTCACGTGGCACCTCTACGCAGATATCTTCGCACCGGTTCCAAAGTGTGTTTTCtacgaaagaggaaaaaagacgcgGGTCGGTGTTAGAGATCGAACGACCTGTGGCGTACGAGAGATCCTACCTTCATCTGGACGTACTCGTGGAGTGAGATTTTATCTTCCCGCTTCTGTTTCAGTCTCTCGTAAGCCTCATCCGTGATGTGTAGATCTCTGTAGAAACTCGGTCGCAGAGCAGATCCGACTTGTTCGCTTATACATTTCTGCGAACCAAGCTGGAGTTGAAATCGTAGTTGCATGTTTTCCCTCCACACGTTCAAAGTCAACGAGGACTTCCAGAAACACGGACCTCAATTGGCGCTTCACGGAGTTGAAGAAACTTTTCGTTGCCTCCAAAgattgtttttcttcttgaaACTTCATCAACTCCTCGTCATGGCCCGCGGCCTGCTCCCGAAGTTGCTCCTGGAACCTGGACAGCGGCAGAAACACAGCTGGTGGCTTGTTTCATATGGAGTAACAGCCTTTCCTATGGTGGTTTTACCAGTGTCGTATGAAAGGTTTTTTCACTGCCGTAAGAATATGCCAGCGCAGCGAAGTGTTCGACGGTCCCAAAGTCGACTGCATCTGTCTCGGGCCATTTCAACGGGTGCTCGAAGGGAGAGTTCATTCCAAGCGTCTCTTTCACGTTTTTCTCGTGGTTCTTCAGAGAACGTGGAACAGTAATAGTCCGACTAGGCACCCTACATTCAGGTGGCGATGAGAGACTCTGATACTCTAGTAATGCAGGGTACACCGAAACCTGGACTCAACAAGAATACAGTCCCGGTGCCTTCCATTCAAAGAAGGTCCTGATACGATGGTGTCATCCTATACCGAGGGAACTTGCCTGCGTGCATCAGCTGCCCTCTCGAGACGTAGCGTCGTATTCTCGTTCTC from the Toxoplasma gondii ME49 chromosome IX, whole genome shotgun sequence genome contains:
- a CDS encoding myosin heavy chain, putative (encoded by transcript TGME49_267312), yielding MQLRFQLQLGSQKCISEQVGSALRPSFYRDLHITDEAYERLKQKREDKISLHEYVQMKAYEQTAEYKACIERLNKEMDSINRQVCGGHAAQNDKTTRRSTPTENVRRCGSSNSRILLRALKRTINWRRGSFTRGYRGFKESCDDCMYGARASQREGETVVSARLIPRQLEVSFDLPSSPLPSKRVVTASLDPRQSLLSDALFLRTDPTASHRNSPSSTTRRRGTNFWKKKFQLSSRRRRSRQSS